Below is a genomic region from Isosphaeraceae bacterium EP7.
GGGGGCACCTTCGACCCAGGAATCGACGATGGCGCCTTTGACGATCTGTTCTGGGTTCATGCCGTCGCTCCCAACAAGTCATGAGCCGTCTCATGACGAGTTCGATCGGATTTCCGGTCAATGCATCCATCGTATTTCACGGACACCCGCCGGACAAGTCAGATCGTTGAAAAAGGAAGAAAGTTTCGGGCCATTCCCGCAACGGCAACGTAGGTTGGAAGAATGTCCCGGATCCATCCCGGGCAAGCAAGAGAATCTTATTTGAGCGAGGACGTGGTGGGCCGGTAAGCCGGATTCTGTCGGGAGGATTTGAGCCCTCCCGGATGACCATTTCTCTAGGACACCGGTTGCCCGGCGCCTCAAGCGACCTACCCGAGAGTCATAACGGGCCGGGCCAACCCGCGGACCCCGTTGCATCTCTCGATACCCCGAGATCACTGCTCTCCTATTTGGTCTTGCTCCCGATGGGGTTTACCTAGCCAGGCCGGTCACCCGATCTGCTGGTGAGCTCTTACCTCACCGTTTCACCCTTACCTCGGCGACTGCCCCGAGAGGCGTTTGCCGAGGCGGTTTATTTTCTGTGGCACTGTCCCTACCCGAAAACGGGCGGTGGGCGTTACCCACCATCGCGCCCTGCGGAGTCCGGACTTTCCTCCCCGGCATGCCCGAGTTAACTGGCCTAGAAGACCAATCTACCCGCGCCGAGGCGGTCATCAGGCCCACCACGACCCAGCATAGAACAGTCTACCCTCTCGATTCCGCCGAGCAATCCCAGTGATCGAATCTAAGCTCCTTTCGTGACGGCTTTTCCGTTGAGATATCCGAGTCATTTCGTGGATGTCAAACGCGAAAACCGCAATTTGATTCGCCGAAAGTCGTGTCGGACACGACGTCCGCAGCTCGATTCATTTTATCTTAGCCGGGTGAGATCGAAACTCATTCTCTGAAATCGACTCTCTAAGAAGCCGAGATCGACCTAGATCACGACTCTCGATCTTGCCCGTCAAGAATGGGTTTAATTCGACATCCCCTAAATGTAAGTGTTGAGGGAAAGCCACAACGCTCAAGTCACGGCCGGCGAATTGATCCGTCAGTTCAACAATCGTACACGGGAACCGATTTGGTGCTTGAATTCGGCGGGACTTGAGAAAAACTTACAAGGATCTCGGGGCGCGACCCGAGAAATCGCCCAGGCCAGTCTGTCGTCACGAGAAATCCAATCAGCTCAAACTACCCAAGCCTCCGAAATAGTCTATATTGACAGGGGCTGGTTCGCCATATGGACCACCACGGCGATCGCGACTGAGAGGAGCGCCCTCGATGTTCATCCGCGAATACTTGACGACCCAGCACGTCCGCTTTGAAATTCTCCTCCACCGGCCGGTCGCATCAGCGACTCGACTGGCGCACAGCGTCCATGTCCCGGGGCGGAGTGTGGTTAAGGTGGTGGTCATCTGCGCAGGAGAGCGGATGGTCCTGGCCGTCTTGCCATCGACGCATCGTGTCGACCTGGGCCTTCTTGGAACTCATCTCGGGGAGACGGCTCGACTCGCGACTCCTGATGAGCTCGCCGACTTGTTCGCGGACTGCGAGCCAGGGGCGCTTCCCCCCTTCGGCCGGCTCTACGGGCTCGAGACTGTGGTGGATCGAAGCTTGTCCGGCGGCCCAGTGATCGTCTTCGAGGCCAACACACGTTTCGAAGGGGTCCGGATGCGCTACGAGGATTACGAAGCGATCGAGCGGCCGACGCTCGCAGCGTTCGCCTCGGCGATTGACCCCAAGCGTCCAACGGCCGCTGAGCGTAAGGCCGGCTGATCTCCAAGAGCGGTTTAAAGCCCCGTGCCAATCGACTCAGTACCGACCGGATCGTCTTCGGGAGCGAACCCTCGTCGGAGTGTGTTCTCGGTCACGGTACGAGTCAAAAGGAATTCTCGGAGATAATCGGATCCACCCGCCTTTGTGCCGATGCCCGAGAGCTTGAAGCCGCCGAATGGCTGCCGGTCGACGATTGCGCCGGTGATCGGGCGGTTGATGTAGAGGTTCCCGACTCGGAACGATCGGCGGATACGCTCGATGTTCGCAGGACTTCGCGAATAGATTCCGCCCGTCAGGGCGTAGGACGTCCCATTGGCAATCTCGATCGCGTCCGCTAAGTCTGAAGCTCGCAAAACAACGACTACCGGACCGAAAATTTCCTCCCGGGCTAGGCGGGCCGAGGGAAGCACGTCGGCAACTACGATCGGCGCAACAAAGTGGCCGTGTTGCACAAGCGGGCCAGGATTTCCACGTGCCACGACGCGGCCCTCGGTCTCGGCGAGACCGGAGTACATGCGGATCCGATCGGCGGCTTCGGCATCAATGAGGGGGCCGACGACAGTCTCGGGGTCTTCGGCCTGGCCGATCACGACGGCACGTGCGGCCTCGGCCAGACGCACGACGAACGCCTCGTAGATCCGGTCGAGGACGATGACCCGAGAGCAGGCCGAGCATTTCTGGCCCGAATAACCGAATGCGCTACGCACGACCCCGAGAACCGCCTCGTCGAGGTCGGCGTCATCATCGATGATGATTGCATTCTTCCCTCCCATCTCGGCGATGACCCGCTTGACGTGATCCATGCCCGGGCGCGATTGCGCCGCAGATCGGTTGATTTCGAGCCCAACCTTGACCGAGCCGGTGAACGCGATCAGGTCGACACCCGGATCCTCGACGAGCGCGCGGCCGATGTCCTCGCCTTCGCCCGGGAGGAACTGAAGGACTCCCGGAGGTAGGCCTGCCTCTCCAAGGATTTCAGCCAGGTGCCAGGCGATCGTTGGGGACTGCTCGGCGGGCTTGAGGATCACAGGGTTGCCTGCGACGAGGGCTGCGACCGTCATGCCGCAGGGGATCGCGAGCGGGAAATTCCAGGGTGGAATCACCACGGCCACACCCCTTGGGATGACCTCGATGCGGTTGGTCTCGCCGGGGACGTCGCGGACCACCGGTTGGGCGAGCCTGAGCATCTCGCGAGCATAGAACTCGCAGAAGTCGATCGCCTCGGCGACGTCACCGTCGGCCTCGCGCCAGGGCTTGGCACACTCGTAAACTTCCCAGGCGGCGAGATCGAATTTTCGCTCGCGGAGGATGACCGCGGCCCGCATCAGGACGGCCGCTCGATCGGAGGCCGGTGTCGCGGCCCAGCCGGGCGCCGCCTCGCGGGCGATTCGCACTGCCAGGGATGCGTGATCGGCGGTTGCCATGGCAAACCGACCGACCAGGCGAGAGGAACGCCCCGGGTCGGTCGAATCGAGCGTGCCGGTGCTCCTGATCTCATTTCCATCGAGCCTGAGCGGGTATGTCCGCCCCAACGCGCCCTCGACGCGTTTCAGTGCGGCGAGCATAGCCTCGCGGGCAGGTCTTCGCGTGAAATCCGTCAACGGTTCGTTGCAGAAGGGGGCCTGGATGACGACGGCCGGTGTCGCCTTCGTCCGTCGTCGGATTCCGAGCATGGTGCCGACCTCTTCAGGGTTTCTGAGCAAGTCGTCGACCTCGCGGCGATCGACGAAGCTGGCCTTGAGGAACGACTCGTTCGACGTATTTTCCAGGAGCCGACGCACGAGGTAGGCCATTCCAGGCAAGATAGCCCCATATGGCGTGTAAACTCGCACCCGATATTCTGAGGCCACAAGCGCGCGGGCGATTGGCTCCCCCATACCGTGAAGCACCTGGAGCTCATACGCGTTCTTGGGCACGCCCAGAGACTCGGCGACGGCCAACCCGGCGGCCAGGCTGCGGACGTTATGACTCGCCAGGGCCGGGCGAAGGACCCGTGAATTCTCCATGAGAAAGCGGGAACATCGCTCGAAATTGGCGTCGGATTGCCACTTCTCGGTGTAGACCGGGACTGGCCAGCCTGCCTCCTGTGCGTGGATGACCTCGTAATCCCAATAAGCACCCTTCACCAACCGGATCGTCACCGGCGTTCCTCGAGCCTCCGCCCAGTCCCGCAGGCCTTTTAGATCGTCGAACGTCTCCGCCAGATAAGCCTGGGCGACGATGCCGACATCCGGCCAGTTCAGGAATTCGGGTTCGGACAGGACCCGTCGGAAGATCTCTAGGGTCAGGTCTTTGTGGGCATATTGCTCCATGTCGACGTGAACGTAGGCGCCGAGCCGTTGCGCCTCGCGAAGGATCGGCCGCAAACGACCGCAAACGGCTGCCGCGGTCGCCTCCGCATGAAGCGCATCGAAATCGGTTGTCAGGCTGGTCAGTTTGATCGAGAGATTCACCCTGGGCACGGGCCCATCAAAACCGCGGTCGATCCCAGGCCGTTCGGGCTCGTCGTCCAGGGAGCCGACTAATCCGCTGATCAAGCTGAGGCATGATTGCTGGTAGATGTCGGCTTCAGCCTCACTGATGACGGCCTCTCCGAGGAGGTCCGCAGTGAATCCGATTCCTCGCTGGCGTAGGCGAAGCACCGTCTGCAAGGCCTCTCGCGGATCCGAGCCGGCGATGAACCTTCGAGCCATGTTCGTGGCTGCCCAGGTTGCCGTCGCCGCGAGGAGTTCGGCACGCATCGAGCCCTCGGGGGCGAGATCGACGGCGACGTTCATCCAACTTGGAACCTTCGCCCCGGCCTCATCTAAAAACTCGCGAAGGTGGCGACGGACCGAGGTCGCGTCCTTCAGGGCTGGCAGGGCATCGATGAAGCGAAACAGCTGGACCTTGACGGCGGGATCGCCCATGGTCAGGCCCATGAACTTGTCGTCCCACCAGGCGCGTTGAAAGGGAGTCGCACCCCGGCCGATCCGGCGGAAGAGGTCGCGGCCGATCTCCCGTACTCGAGCCTCGATCTCGACCGGAGTTATTGCGGATGGGGAGTCTCCCCGGCTTCCCGTCGCGATCGCCATCGGCTCCCTCCGCCTGCGGGATTTCCGCCGACCTTGTTGATGGATGGTTTCGACCTTCTCGGGCTCGGCGTCAGGGGATTCGCTGGAACTCCTCAAAGAGCCAGCACAATCAAGAGTCTCGCCCCCCAGTTGTAGTTTATTGGGTCGTCATCCGAAGGAAAGCCTCGCTAGAAAGAGCTAATCGGCTCAAAGCCTCTCGCATTACCTTTCGGCGTTGCTGGCGGTACTCAGGCGAATTTGGTGTTAAATGGCGGGTTCGAGGCGACCAGCAACGGTGCCGGGCTTCAATTCGATGCCACACCGTCGGCCGATTCCTGAACGCCGAGAGAACGTCCTTTACGCTTCGGGGAACGCGAACACAACGGGTGTCACGGGCCTATGTGGGAGGCTTCAACTGGTTCTGGGCATGCGTGGATCGACGGCTTAATCGGGACCCACGACCCAACTGGCTGACGACCTACGGAATCAAGGTAAAAGAGCTGGATTCATTGGCCGGGTACCTGGCCTATCGACTGCTCGCGACGACTCTGCCGCTCGTCGTGTCTCGGGGAGAATTTCAGCGGCCAGTGCCGGATCGCCACTTGTCCTGAGGATCGGAGGCCCTTCGGCCGGTCGACCTGCACAACAGGCTTCATCGGGCTGGAGGATCTCGACCGGGCCGCTTGACCTTGGTGGGCCGTGGTTGTAGAGTTGGGGCATCATAATTCGGTGCGCTTCTTATCCAGAGTGGCTGAGGGACGGGCCCTGCGACGCCACAGCAACCGGTCCACCATCGCGGTGGATGCTGGTGCTAACTCCTGCCCTGTGCTCCTTGATGGACCTGCTGCGATCTTCGGATCGCCTGCGGGTGTCGGGTGTGCCGATGGGACAGATAAGAACGCCTGAGCTGT
It encodes:
- a CDS encoding proline dehydrogenase family protein; protein product: MAIATGSRGDSPSAITPVEIEARVREIGRDLFRRIGRGATPFQRAWWDDKFMGLTMGDPAVKVQLFRFIDALPALKDATSVRRHLREFLDEAGAKVPSWMNVAVDLAPEGSMRAELLAATATWAATNMARRFIAGSDPREALQTVLRLRQRGIGFTADLLGEAVISEAEADIYQQSCLSLISGLVGSLDDEPERPGIDRGFDGPVPRVNLSIKLTSLTTDFDALHAEATAAAVCGRLRPILREAQRLGAYVHVDMEQYAHKDLTLEIFRRVLSEPEFLNWPDVGIVAQAYLAETFDDLKGLRDWAEARGTPVTIRLVKGAYWDYEVIHAQEAGWPVPVYTEKWQSDANFERCSRFLMENSRVLRPALASHNVRSLAAGLAVAESLGVPKNAYELQVLHGMGEPIARALVASEYRVRVYTPYGAILPGMAYLVRRLLENTSNESFLKASFVDRREVDDLLRNPEEVGTMLGIRRRTKATPAVVIQAPFCNEPLTDFTRRPAREAMLAALKRVEGALGRTYPLRLDGNEIRSTGTLDSTDPGRSSRLVGRFAMATADHASLAVRIAREAAPGWAATPASDRAAVLMRAAVILRERKFDLAAWEVYECAKPWREADGDVAEAIDFCEFYAREMLRLAQPVVRDVPGETNRIEVIPRGVAVVIPPWNFPLAIPCGMTVAALVAGNPVILKPAEQSPTIAWHLAEILGEAGLPPGVLQFLPGEGEDIGRALVEDPGVDLIAFTGSVKVGLEINRSAAQSRPGMDHVKRVIAEMGGKNAIIIDDDADLDEAVLGVVRSAFGYSGQKCSACSRVIVLDRIYEAFVVRLAEAARAVVIGQAEDPETVVGPLIDAEAADRIRMYSGLAETEGRVVARGNPGPLVQHGHFVAPIVVADVLPSARLAREEIFGPVVVVLRASDLADAIEIANGTSYALTGGIYSRSPANIERIRRSFRVGNLYINRPITGAIVDRQPFGGFKLSGIGTKAGGSDYLREFLLTRTVTENTLRRGFAPEDDPVGTESIGTGL
- a CDS encoding YbaK/EbsC family protein; amino-acid sequence: MFIREYLTTQHVRFEILLHRPVASATRLAHSVHVPGRSVVKVVVICAGERMVLAVLPSTHRVDLGLLGTHLGETARLATPDELADLFADCEPGALPPFGRLYGLETVVDRSLSGGPVIVFEANTRFEGVRMRYEDYEAIERPTLAAFASAIDPKRPTAAERKAG